The genomic window GCCCCACCTGCTCCGGTGTGATGCCGGCCTGTTGCAGTGCCGCTCTCATGGCTCGTTGCGCGCCCTCGCCGTCCTCCGGCCCGGAGGTGATGTGATGGGCGTCGGCACTGGTGCCATAGCCCACCAGCTCTGCCAGCGGCGTCGCCCCACGCGCCAGGGCATGCTCGAGTTCTTCGATGACCAGCAACCCGGCCCCCTCGCTCATGACGAAGCCTTCCCGCGCGGCATCGAATGGTCGGGAAGCGGTTTCGGGGCGGTCGTTGAATTCGCTGGCCAGGGTCCGCGCGGCGGCGAACCCGGCGAGGCTGACGCGGTGGATGGCGGCTTCCGCTCCACCGCACAGCGCGACATCGACCTCGCCAGCCTGGATCATCCGCGCCGCATCGCCAATCGCCTGGACGCCGGCTGCACAGGCCGTCACCGGCGCGCCCAACGGCCCTTTCAGACGATGACGGATGGATACCTGACCGGCAGCCAGGTTGCACAGGAACGAAGGAATGGTGAAGGGCGAGAGCCGGCGCGGGCCCTTGCTGTCCGTGGTACGCACGGCTTCGGCGATAGCCGGGAAGCCGCCGATGCCCGAGGCGATGATCGTGGCGGTACGTTCCTGCTGCCGGGGCGACTGCGGTTGCCAGCCGGCTTGCTCCAGCGCCTCCTCCGCCGCCGCCAGGGCGAACAGGATGAAGCGATCGACCTTGCGCTGCTCCTTCTGCGGCAGCACACGATCCGGGTCGAAACCGCCGTGCGGGTCCTCTTCCAGACCGGGTACCTGGCCGCCAATGCGCACCGACAAATCGCCAATCAACTCTGCCGGCAGCTCCCGGATCCCCGATCGGCCGGCCAGCAAACGCTCCCAGACCCG from Pseudomonas sp. GCEP-101 includes these protein-coding regions:
- the fabF gene encoding beta-ketoacyl-ACP synthase II, with the protein product MRKRIVVTGMGAVTPLGCGVDRVWERLLAGRSGIRELPAELIGDLSVRIGGQVPGLEEDPHGGFDPDRVLPQKEQRKVDRFILFALAAAEEALEQAGWQPQSPRQQERTATIIASGIGGFPAIAEAVRTTDSKGPRRLSPFTIPSFLCNLAAGQVSIRHRLKGPLGAPVTACAAGVQAIGDAARMIQAGEVDVALCGGAEAAIHRVSLAGFAAARTLASEFNDRPETASRPFDAAREGFVMSEGAGLLVIEELEHALARGATPLAELVGYGTSADAHHITSGPEDGEGAQRAMRAALQQAGITPEQVGHLNAHATSTPVGDRAELAAIRSVFEGVASPVISATKSSTGHLLGAAGGIEAIFTVLALRDQVAPATLNLTQADPLAEGLDIAAGAPRALDTDFALSNGFGFGGVNASVLFRRWAE